From the Pleurodeles waltl isolate 20211129_DDA chromosome 6, aPleWal1.hap1.20221129, whole genome shotgun sequence genome, the window tagcatgaagagccacTCAGGTGCTGCAGATGGTTGCTcctggagcttcgcattggcagtCACTGGGGACTGTTGTTGCTGTGGTGTTAAGTGTAGATCTTGTGCACTGGTGCTTGGCATTGCCACTCCTTGCGGGAGGCAGAGACTCAGTGCAAACATTGTGGTTACAAAGAGCCCAAAAGTcaatatttctcctttctttgagaGGGGAgcactctgatgccagtcaagAGTCTAGGAACTGAGGAGACATgttttggggatcagggactcactctagcagtgGCCAGCAGGGTTCAAATggatccagttgcaggtccagacaggtccagttgcagcaggtcaactgggcagttgcacaAGGCATTAAGCTTGTTGTGTCCCCGTAGTTCAAACAGGAGGTGGACCACTAACTCTTGGAGTCAGCTGTTTGAGGGTTAAAGGCAGTACTCAAGCAGCAGGGAGGTCCTCTGGGGAGCAAAGCAGGcccgggcagcagggcagtcctctagggaGCAACTCAGCCTTTCTTttctaatgtccacaggtccaggagtgtactgaagaagtGTTCTGAGTGTTCAATATTCAAATGTATGTGGTGCCAGCATTTGAACTGGGGGAACATCCTGGCTCTGCCCACATTGGCTCTGGAAAGTTCTTCTCTTCCCCTGCCATGGCTCCACGAAAGCTGGGGTAACAAAAGCCTAGTGGTAGATTCCTTTGGATGTGCTGGAAGCAAgccatttgaagtgtaagtggggcagggaacagctcttcTTCCAGCCATTCTAGCAGGATTCATCACAGGGCACACACCGGGGTCAGGAGTGTATCAATGTTTGCCCCATAGTGAAATGTCTGAAAATCAAAGAAGGTGCTAAAGGTGGGAAGAGGCATCAGTGGGTGTTCCTTACATGATAAAACAACTAATCCTTAGCATCAAAATgaaacatgtccactccacccactcaAGTTGTCTTCATTGGTCAATTGCACTATGGTTACAATGACAAATATATTTCAATGGGACCTTTTCCCTAAGCACACATAAATGTACTACTTTCAAAAACAATTATGTATTGAAAAAGTTagaatttgcaatttcttatttcaaTGTTTTGTTCTAATTAATGTATTAAAATACAATGACTTTCTCTACAGCTGTGAAGTACACAAACTTGAGTGAGGACCACTAATGAATGAAAGGAAAATATGAACCAATGGATGCTGCCACCTTCATTCTGGGACTGtcatttcttgtgcagctggttggcGGATCTCTTGGCAATCTCACCTTGTTGTTGTCTTATGTGCACCTGAAAGCTACACAGGGCATTTTGAGGCCAGTAGATATAATTGTTTCCCACTTGGCCCTGGCAAACCTTCTTGCCCTTCTTTCAAGAGGATTCCCCCAAATTATGTCACTCTTTGGAATGAAGAATTTCATGACTGATTCTGGCTGTAAAACAGTAATTTATCTTTACAGAGTGGCACGAGGACTTTCCATCTCCACCACCTGCATCTTGAGTGTATTCCAGTCAATAACCATGGCTCCCATCACCACCTGGTTAGGAAAACTGAAGCACAGGATTCCAAAGTATCTTATTCCTTCTTTTATAGTTTTCTGGATTGTGGGTTTATTTTCATTTCTTGTTGTTCCTCTCTATGCTCGTGCTCCTCAAAACAGCACCTTTCCACCAAATGTTGTCAGTCTGGGGTTTTGCTACATGTCTTACTTACCTCCTGGAAGTGTGCAAGACATTGTATCTACTACCTTCATAGGTGGGCAAGATATGTTTCTTGTCACCGTCATGataattgctagtgtatatatgttGGTGGTATTGAGAAGACACCGGAAACAAGTTGAATATATCCAATCTGTGAGTCAAAGTAGCACAACCGTCGTTGAAGATAAAGCATCAAAGACCATCATTGAGTTGGTTGCTCTCTATGCCTCTTTCTATGCAATTGACATAATCATTAATGAATATGGAAGATCCTTACAGCAGCAAACTACTCTCTTAACAAACATtcgtgttttcttttcttcttgctaTCAACTCCTGAGCCCTTTCATTTTGCTCAGTTTCAATAAGAAAGTCGCGTTAAAAAatctttgtaaaaaaaagaaaaaaatactttcgGCTAATAATGGGTAAGCATTTTCTAACACATGAACAT encodes:
- the LOC138301631 gene encoding olfactory receptor class A-like protein 1; the encoded protein is MDAATFILGLSFLVQLVGGSLGNLTLLLSYVHLKATQGILRPVDIIVSHLALANLLALLSRGFPQIMSLFGMKNFMTDSGCKTVIYLYRVARGLSISTTCILSVFQSITMAPITTWLGKLKHRIPKYLIPSFIVFWIVGLFSFLVVPLYARAPQNSTFPPNVVSLGFCYMSYLPPGSVQDIVSTTFIGGQDMFLVTVMIIASVYMLVVLRRHRKQVEYIQSVSQSSTTVVEDKASKTIIELVALYASFYAIDIIINEYGRSLQQQTTLLTNIRVFFSSCYQLLSPFILLSFNKKVALKNLCKKKKKILSANNG